The genome window AGGAGAAATAAACGCGGTCAATACAATCAAGCCCGCGTCAGCAAGCAACTTGCTGACTTCACTCACCCGTCGAATATTTTCACTTCGCCCTTGGTGGGTGAAATCCAGGTCAAGTCATAGCCCATGACGTACGTTATCCCCGTCCAACACGCAAGTCAGGTAACCTTTTTGGTGTCGTAATGCTTCCCCAAGCTCGAAAAAGTTGCAGCCTAGTTGAATCGAATGCTCCAACGCCGAAATGCCGCTGACATCGGATGAGCCGGTCCAACCCCCTTCACCTCCCGCGACCCCCCACATTCCATATCCAACTTCAGAAACATTCCATTCCAGTCGTCCAAATCGCCGGTATTTCATCGCCCGCTCGCTGTAGGGTTATTTTATTCAGGACGCGATAAGCGCACTCATGTAGTGATCACCCTGATCATTAACGTCTCGAGTACCTGGAAAGTATGCTCAGCAAAAAAACAAAGTAAAAATATCAATTTAGTGGCTGGCTATTCATTTCTGATATGGTGTGGCTTATTCGATTCATCGCGGGGTTGGCTCATGAATTTCAGTTTTCGCCATGTGGAAGTATTTTGGGCGGTAATGACGACAGGCAGCGCGACGGGTGCCGCTGAACTTCTGCATACCTCGCAGCCCACCATTAGCCGAGAGCTCAGCCGGTTCGAAACGCTGACTCAGTTGACGTTGTTCAAGCGCGCGGGTGCAAAGTTGATTCCGACTGAGCATGGGCTGATGTTGTTCGATGAAGTTCAACGCAGCTATGTGGGGTTAGCCCGAGTAAAAAATGCCGTCGAGGCCATCAAGCATTTTCGGCAAGGGCAAATTTCGTTGACGTGCATACCGGCTTTCTCGAATGCCTTGTTGCCGCAGGTCTGCCAGGATTTCTGCAGTAAATTTCCTGGCGTCAGCATCAATATCACGCCCCAGGATTCGCCCGCCCTCGAGGAGTCGCTAACTGCTCAGCGTTATCACCTGGGGTTGACTGAAACCCTGGAAACACCTCCGGGCACCTACATCGAAACACTCTTGAACCTCGACGTGGTGTGTGTTTTACCCTCTTATCACGAATTAAATGCGAAAACAGTCCTCACACCACAAGACTTCGAGGGGCAAAATTTTGTTTACCTTGCGGCGGATGATCCCTACAGAAGAAAAACGGACGCTATCTTCCACCAGTCAGGCATTGAAAGACGGCTGGTGGTAGAGACGCATAGCGCGAGCGCTGTGTGTGCGACTGTTAACCTTGGGGTGGGCGTTGCCATTGTGAATCCGATCACCGCCCTCGACTATGTCGGGCGAGGTTTGCAGATTCGTCGCTTTTCACATTCAATTTCTTACTGTGTAAGTGTTGTACGGCCGTTGCACCGACCCGAATCGTCTACCGTGGAACATTTTGTTGATTCCCTTCGGAAAAACTGTCAGCAGATAAGTGCCCGGTTAGAGGGCTTAGACAAAATCAAGTGGTAAGCCGGCGAGCAAGCATGTGAGCCTCGGCCAGCCACACTCACGTCTCAATCACATCGAGTAGCCGATCATGATGCATGATCACTGTTCCGTTTTTACTGGGCGTGTCAGCAAGTCAAAATGTCCTTTGGCTGCTACCCCGCAGTCAGCCTTAAACAAGCACGTGAATATCGTGATGAAGCGCGCAGGTTGCGGGACTGAATTCAACGTGCGCGCCTGTGACGTATTCAACCATCCTTCATCAGTGAGTTAAGCTGTTCTTCCGCTATTTTCAGCGCATTCATACCGGCGATGAGTTCCTCTTCGCGCCTGTCGAATGAGCGTTCGCGCACAGCCATGTCCTCTTCCCGTTGTTTGAGTTCACGCATGCGCTCATCAAGCATCACGAATTTACCCAGCAGTGTCTCCTTATGCTGGGTCACGCTTGCAATTTAAATCAAAGACTAAGTCGCCTAATGCACGTCTCGTTTCCCGCTCCAAACACAAAGAAAAAGCCACTCTAACGAGTGGCTTTTTTTTTGCCTGCTGTTCCGTCCAGAATCGTGTCCGCCATTCGGGCGGTCTCGATTGCCGATTGTTAGCGCGGCCCAACGGTCAACGCCTGAAAGCCTGCCTCTTGGCCACCCAGACAATCAACAGCGCCGGCAGCAGCAGCGCCAATGCTACCCAGGGAATAGCGCTCGCCCCTCGGGTTCCCAGGAGAACACCGCCGATCACACCGCTGCCTGCAAATGCCAGGTTAAACACGGTGACCAGCATGGATTGCGCAATGTCAGCGCCGTCTCCGGCAACTTCCGCCAAGGCGGTTTGCAATAAGGTTGGCGCGCCGCCGAAGCTCATCCCCCACAAGACGATGCTGATATAGATCGCGCTGGCGGGCAGGTCACCCAGCCCAAGGGCAAACGACACCAGGGTGAATGCTGTCAGGCTGAGCAGTACCAGGCTGCGCAGCCTGCCATCAATCAGCGTGCCGATCACCCATAGGCCGAACAAGGCCGCAATACCGAATGCAAGGAGGCCCCGATCAACCTGATCGGCCAAACCAACCGAAGCCAGGAACGCAGCAATATAGGTATAGAAGGTGTAATGGGCCAGGATCCAGAGCATGACCACCGCCAGCACCGGCCGCACCCCCGGGGTTTGCAAGACCCTGCGTAGCGGCAGGCGTCGATCGGCGCGTTGTCCGGGGTAGTCAGGCACTTTCAGATAGATCCAGGCCATCAGCAAAAGGCTGAGTCCTGAGAGTGTCCCGAACACGCATCGCCATCCCAGCAGTTTGCCGAGCCAAGCACCCAGCGGTACGCCCAGGGCCAGTGCCAAAGGGATGCCGAGCATGGCCAGCGCCATGGCGCGACCTTGCAATTGTGGGGTGACCAACCGTCTGGCGTAGCCGGCCAGCAGGCTCCAGGCCAGACCGGTGGCAATGCCCACCATGAAGCGAGCCGCCAGCGTCAATGCAAACCAGGGCGACAGGGCGGTCACCGCATTGCAGGCGCAAAACACCCCGACCGCCAGTAATAGCAACAAGCGCCGACGCCAACCTTGCAACGCGAGCGTCAAAGGAATAGCCGCCAACCCTGAGCCCAGTGCGCACAGCGTCACCATCTGGCCGGCCCACGCTTGCGACACACCCAATGCTTCGGCGATCTGTGGCAAAAGTCCTGCGGGCAGTGTTTCATTGGCGGTGGCGATAAAGCTACCCATTGTCAGCGCCAACAGGGCCGCCAGTGGCAGACGCCCGGTAGTGAGATGTTCGCGCGTGTTAGATGTCGTGAAAGAGCCATTTTCAACATGTGATTTGCCAGTCATGACCTGTGCTCAGTAGGAAGGGAGGCACGAGTGTGATGAATTGTCACAGATTTGATAATTGGCCTACCATTTGATGATTTATCAAATTTGAATTGAATATGGCCACTGACCGATTGGGTGATATGCGTTTGTTTGTCGAGGCGGCAGCACTCGGCAGTCTGTCTGCCGCAGGACGCAAACTGGCGTTGTCGCCAGCCGCGGCCAGCGCGCGCCTCATCAAGCTTGAGGCGGCGCTGCGCACCAGATTGTTTGATCGCACAACCCGTCAGTTGCGCCTTACGGAAGAAGGTCGGTTTTACTTGCAGCAGTGCTGGGTCGCATTACGGGCTATCGATGAGGCGGAAGCGGGGCTTCAAGCCAGTCGAACTGAAGTGCGTGGCAAGGTGCGGATATCCGCGTCTGCCGACTTTGGCCGCAATCTTTTGAATGACTGGCTTGAGGCATTCAGTGCGTTGCACCCGGAACTGTGCGTCGCGCTGACGTTATCGGATTCGCTGTCGAATCTGCTGCAGGACGATATTGATCTGGCAATCCGGTTTGGGCAGCCACATGAAAGCTCGATGATCGCCAGGCAGTTGGCGCCCAACTGGCGAGTACTGTGCGCTTCGCCTGACTACCTGGCGCGATACGGTGTACCCCAGACCCCAGCTGACCTGGTTAACCACAAATTTATCGTGCTGGTGACTGGCGCAGGGCCATTGAACACCTTTCACTTTGTGGTGGACGGTCAGGAATGGAACCACACCGTACCCATGA of Pseudomonas azotoformans contains these proteins:
- a CDS encoding MFS transporter, translating into MTGKSHVENGSFTTSNTREHLTTGRLPLAALLALTMGSFIATANETLPAGLLPQIAEALGVSQAWAGQMVTLCALGSGLAAIPLTLALQGWRRRLLLLLAVGVFCACNAVTALSPWFALTLAARFMVGIATGLAWSLLAGYARRLVTPQLQGRAMALAMLGIPLALALGVPLGAWLGKLLGWRCVFGTLSGLSLLLMAWIYLKVPDYPGQRADRRLPLRRVLQTPGVRPVLAVVMLWILAHYTFYTYIAAFLASVGLADQVDRGLLAFGIAALFGLWVIGTLIDGRLRSLVLLSLTAFTLVSFALGLGDLPASAIYISIVLWGMSFGGAPTLLQTALAEVAGDGADIAQSMLVTVFNLAFAGSGVIGGVLLGTRGASAIPWVALALLLPALLIVWVAKRQAFRR
- a CDS encoding LysR family transcriptional regulator — encoded protein: MATDRLGDMRLFVEAAALGSLSAAGRKLALSPAAASARLIKLEAALRTRLFDRTTRQLRLTEEGRFYLQQCWVALRAIDEAEAGLQASRTEVRGKVRISASADFGRNLLNDWLEAFSALHPELCVALTLSDSLSNLLQDDIDLAIRFGQPHESSMIARQLAPNWRVLCASPDYLARYGVPQTPADLVNHKFIVLVTGAGPLNTFHFVVDGQEWNHTVPMSQAWETNDGALARAWALAGHGIARKTIWDAAADIRAGRLKVLLPDFCVPEAGVYAVLHGNRYRVPRVRVLLDFLIEQFDRATDELLSGLEVPDARRS
- a CDS encoding LysR family transcriptional regulator, yielding MNFSFRHVEVFWAVMTTGSATGAAELLHTSQPTISRELSRFETLTQLTLFKRAGAKLIPTEHGLMLFDEVQRSYVGLARVKNAVEAIKHFRQGQISLTCIPAFSNALLPQVCQDFCSKFPGVSINITPQDSPALEESLTAQRYHLGLTETLETPPGTYIETLLNLDVVCVLPSYHELNAKTVLTPQDFEGQNFVYLAADDPYRRKTDAIFHQSGIERRLVVETHSASAVCATVNLGVGVAIVNPITALDYVGRGLQIRRFSHSISYCVSVVRPLHRPESSTVEHFVDSLRKNCQQISARLEGLDKIKW
- a CDS encoding Arm DNA-binding domain-containing protein; translation: MFRFYWACQQVKMSFGCYPAVSLKQAREYRDEARRLRD